In the Arachis stenosperma cultivar V10309 chromosome 8, arast.V10309.gnm1.PFL2, whole genome shotgun sequence genome, ATGAATGGATCAATCTATTTTTcgataaaaataatacttttaaaatttttaaacaataaaatttgtTGAGAATCAAAATATTCCACCTAAAATTTGTTGAAAATCAATTTAGGTGATTATTCcattattaaagaaaaaaatcctATGGTCGAAGATGAGTTGAGTGAAGAGAATAGGATAATGACGATAGTGACCTTCTTATAATTCTTTGTCATAGAGTTGAGTTAATTGACTTCCATACAACAATTAATCTCTCACTTTAAATTTTGCGGCAAATTTTGACAACAATGCATGCAAGTTACATCAACGACCAAAATTGTCAAATTAATCATGGCTGTTAttcttgcttcttcttcttaatTCTTCTCAAACCCACCCATAGATGAAGACCAAATCAGCATCCatatatgaataatataatgaaattaattaattaattaatatataaatttaatacaatGTTATCCATTCATACACAACTTATTGGTTAGTAGCCATTCCTCAAAtcctcatatgtatatatatttctaCATGCATATACTTTTATGactcaaatatatatatctCTCTCTCTTAGTGAATAGTTTTAGAAAtagttttttatatatatatatttatattattatgtatttattaataattaatttctctTCCTATATAATAacattattataataattattattatttccgaTTTTCCTTATAGTTGCAGGATTTAATTTAAATCCAAATAAATGGGGTATGTGAAGGGAAAATTGAAGAGCTTGATTATGAAGGTATGGAAgctttataatatttattattattcataaaaaaaagcAAAGGTTTGTAGTGAAAACAAAAGATGCAAACCACCCTTTGTTCATGATGCTATTAGAAGAAGCTGAATTGGAATATGGTTTTCAATTTGATGGCCCAATTTTGCTTCCTTGCAATCTTGATTTCTTCTTCAAAGTCTTGGCTCAAATGGATTCCACCAAAACAACAACAagatatcaataataataataataaggtcAAAGGGTATTATTgtacttttcttcttcttcttcttagtCCTAAACGTTTTCTTTGTTATGCTAATTAATAATAATGGTGaggcatcatcatcatcatggtCCATATAAAGGTTATGGATTCTGAAATGGTGAGGGTAAACAATTTTCAATGctagattattattattattattattattattattattattatatatgtgaCGTAGAGCTAAAATGAGTATGAttaattaggtatttattttatcatattgAAATTTTAGTCATATTGTACtcatatttttatgttttatattaACATTGTGTAATTTTAgagtaatttaattatttctgaaAGTTAAAATCTGTTTTAATGAATGATGTTGTGATGAGAATTTTATAGACTAAAAGTTAGATATTAATGTAATTTTCTGTTTGGGCTCCAGCCCAGTTGGttcaaaaaaacaaaattaattttaatgatgaTGCTAGGTTAGGCAATTATTGATTAATGTATGTGAAACCTGAGGAGGCATTTGAAGAATGTTGGTTGGAAAAGGAAATTCCTAAATGCAATAGGAAGAATTAAAgaaatatcaataatatttaagagataaaaaaataataaaaataatttaaatttatcttatttaatatttattaattattattataattaataattaataaataaaataaatttcaattattttttagttttttttagtcTTTCTAGAATTCCTGAAGAAATATATACGATATGAAGATAAGAGCAATCAATTTATTACCAAAGTCTTGGCTTACAGTTCTAAGGaggcttgcttttttttttttttaattcaaaatgaGACTCGAACTTGAAATTTTTAAACGAGGACAGAAAAATTATGATATTTCAACTATAGCTTATACTAAAGCTAATTAATAAAACtgatataattttttgaatATGTGACATTTTCATGTCCAGGCCATCCTAATTTTGTTCCAAAAATTTTTTACCTTATATAATTTGAAACATTTCTTAAAGTTTGAGTTAAGCATGAGATAAAAATCCCACTTTTCATTCACATTGCTTTAATTAACATCTTAGTACATATATAAATTGAATACCTTTATTACAACACTTAAATAATAATACtagtaataaaatatattatcaaAGGCCTAGTACAATGTGGTAATTTACTAATAATAACGATACATATTTGTATCAGTAAATCTTACATATATGTATTTATCGATATGTGAAATGAAAAATCAAtagatatttttctttttctaaaaacATCTGATGTGTTtgatttgtatttttattttttatttttttataaaatttataaaacaaaaatattaaaaataagagaaaaagataaatagaTTTTCGACTTTTTAATTCaaagaaacataaattattgactaattaaaaatataaaaacgcTTCTTACCTTCTAAAATATGAGATATTTAAATTCTTccttctaaaaataaaaatagaaaacgaAAACACAAATCAAGCGCGATCAAACTTGGTTAACCAATTGCCGAAAGGTGTTCATGGCAGAAGCAGGCAAACCCATAAGAACATTAATACTTCTCCTTCCATGGCCATGAGACAAGAACAAAACAACTTCTCTTTCAGGCAAAGTAACAGGACCAGAACACAAAGGATCACCCCAACCAAAATTTGTAGTGTGAAATGACAACTTTGTCCAAGTTGTGATCAATAGTGTAGCTGCCAAAGAAGGCCTTGCTCTTGTGACTTCAAAATAATCAATGGCTGATCTCATGTAACTATCATTCACCATTTCAATTGCTTCATGAACCAAACTCACTGAATATGACAAAGGGCTATTCAGTAATTCACCAGCCTTACAAAGAGAGTTTGTTAGAACAATAGCATTCCCAAAGTACCCCTCAGGTATTGGTGGCACAAATTTGGACCTTCCATCAACTGCAAAGAGTAGTTTAGTCTTTTGATCAGCTTTCATTCTTAAGGCTTCAGATCTAGCCCTCCATACAAATCCtgcacaaaatcaaaattagagaaatatataaaatatgtaaaaaataaaatcataataaGATTTAGATCGTGAAATTGTTTAATTTAGTAGAAATCTTATAGTAGGATCATATTTGTCCTTAAAAGAttacttgttctttaaatttgtctctaaaaaatatttttaattaaatttattttttaaagattttaaattaattgcaATAGTTCTTCTGTCATTTTCTTTGTCAAAGGCACCAAAATTTGTTAATGTGGCACGTTAAATGATACAACACATACATAGGagtcttaattaattattagtatgataaatttatgaaattagatcaaataaaaaattaattaagaaaaaaactTGAAGTATTGGAATCCCTCAATTTAAGATTGATTTGATCTCATTTTATAAACTTATCATGTTAATTGCCAATTAAGATTACTAGGTGTGTGTTATAGTGTCATTTAACGTGTCACGTCAATAAATTTTAACGACATTAGCAACGGAATTGAGAGAATGATTAaaatgactaatttaaaatatttgaaggataaatttgattataaaaaaaaatttttgggaCTAATTTAAAGAATGTGTAATCTTTCAAAGATTAATTTGACCATTTACTCAAATTTTGTAAAATCGACTAActcatttaaaattataatatcaaaatattttaagagtTAAGTCGAGATTCTAGCTGTTATACCTGAGAGTGCTTCAAAACTTGTGCATTTCTTCAAAACCCCATCTTGGGTAGCCATTTTTTTGAGGTGTTCAAGCTTGTGAGGGTCAAAGGTGAATGATTTGTAGATCATCtcttcttcataaagcttgtTAGTGTTTGATACATCTTCTATCTGTTCAAATTCTGTGTGTTCGAATTCGATCTTGGGAGGGTCGCGCGCTTTGAGCATGGATCGGTCGAGATATGGAGGAACCTTCAAGCTCAAGCCTCTGGCTACATTGCTCCATGCATTCACAAATTCCATGGCACATATTCCATCTTTCATGCAATGGATCATGTTTAGTCCCAAACTGAATCCTCCACATTTGAACTTTGTCACCTGAAACATCATTTTTAATTCAATACCTTTATTAGGTTTATAATGTTTTATAAGAAATCTACATGTTCAATTCATGAGACAGTTAGAGGAACATAATAACTTAAATCTTTGTTCAAAACAAAGACAAAGTATAATAATCTATGGTTTCTTTTTTAATGTTTGTATTATAATTCTGGACTTTTTTAAATGTTCTACTTTATTGTatgtatctttttatttttaaaaagatatagtAATATAATTCATATacgaaaaaatataaagaacTAACTTTTATTTAGTCAATTTTAGTAtttagatttataatttaaattttaaaataaataaaataaatttaaataaattaattgatattaactgaaaaaaaaaatctctcaCGTTATTTTTAGTATGAAAGAAAACTAGTTGGTTGAATATTAGATTTTGTACATTatttaaaagagtaaattaAAATAGTCTATTTGATATTCAAAATGTAAATGTATTTTAATTCGGCTTTGAAGTTTTAAAAGCGTTGATATATAATCTGCAAATTTATTTACTTAAGTCATTTTAGTCTCTAATAAAATAGCAATTAGTCAATTGATGATGTCACAAGttatgtaaaatttattaataacatGTCACATCATCAATATGTGGAAATGTGCAATATCATTTCATTATTAAGCAATATCATGCTTTCATGTGTACTTTAACATGACACAAAATTATTAGTaggataatttatatataaaaaaatattgggCTTAATGAATTCTATTACTTTCAGATTCATTATGTGTAGCCAAAGTGAATTTTTTGTGGTTGTTTTTTTTATTGTCTTGATTTGGTTTGTTATGTTGGAAAGATTAGACACTAAAAATAggttaaataattaaattgagTTGTTTTAGTAGTTAGTTACTAGTTCGTTTGAATAAATATTGAGAGTTTGAATTTCGTATTGTGTATGCAGTAATTAATAGGACAACAATAAATTGTTAAATGAAATTCTGATTCACAATGAATTAGTTATTAGTTTACTGAGTTGGGAGAAC is a window encoding:
- the LOC130943757 gene encoding omega-hydroxypalmitate O-feruloyl transferase-like — translated: MENGHGSKFELVVRQLGEPMKVKPSEETQKGLYFLSNLDQNIAVPVKTVYCFKSSSRGNEEAPQVIKDSLSKILVPYYPMAGTLILSKEGKLIVDCTEEGAVFVEAEAECNIEDIGDLTKPDPNNLGKLVYSVPGATNILQMPLMTAQVTKFKCGGFSLGLNMIHCMKDGICAMEFVNAWSNVARGLSLKVPPYLDRSMLKARDPPKIEFEHTEFEQIEDVSNTNKLYEEEMIYKSFTFDPHKLEHLKKMATQDGVLKKCTSFEALSGFVWRARSEALRMKADQKTKLLFAVDGRSKFVPPIPEGYFGNAIVLTNSLCKAGELLNSPLSYSVSLVHEAIEMVNDSYMRSAIDYFEVTRARPSLAATLLITTWTKLSFHTTNFGWGDPLCSGPVTLPEREVVLFLSHGHGRRSINVLMGLPASAMNTFRQLVNQV